Proteins encoded within one genomic window of Penaeus monodon isolate SGIC_2016 unplaced genomic scaffold, NSTDA_Pmon_1 PmonScaffold_18499, whole genome shotgun sequence:
- the LOC119569759 gene encoding histone H3, whose product MARTKQTARKSTGGKAPRKQLATKAARKSAPATGGVKKPHRYRPGTVALREIRRYQKSTELLIRKLPFQRLVREIAQDFKTDLRFQSSAVMALQEASEAYLVGLFEDTNLCAIHAKRVTIMPKDIQLARRIRGERA is encoded by the coding sequence ATGGCACGTACCAAGCAGACTGCACGCAAGTCTACTGGAGGCAAGGCTCCCCGCAAGCAGTTGGCCACCAAGGCAGCACGTAAGTCTGCCCCTGCTACCGGAGGTGTCAAGAAGCCCCATCGTTACAGGCCTGGAACTGTCGCCCTTCGTGAGATCCGTCGTTACCAGAAGAGCACAGAGCTCCTGATCCGCAAGCTGCCCTTCCAGCGTCTTGTCCGTGAGATTGCCCAAGACTTCAAGACTGACCTCCGCTTCCAGTCGTCTGCTGTCATGGCTCTGCAGGAGGCCTCCGAGGCTTACCTGGTTGGCCTTTTCGAGGACACCAACCTGTGTGCCATTCACGCTAAGCGCGTGACCATTATGCCCAAGGATATCCAACTTGCTCGTCGTATTCGCGGAGAGCGCGCCTAA